The following DNA comes from Epinephelus lanceolatus isolate andai-2023 chromosome 1, ASM4190304v1, whole genome shotgun sequence.
CTGAAGTCCAAAAATCtgaaatattttacaaaatggTCGACATTTATTCTCATAGCGGTAGAAAAGACAGTGATGTTTTACCTTGGCCACAGAGTGGAAGGTGAAGTAATAAACACCAGGTACTCTGCAAGTGAAGTGACCTGTGGCTGTGTTAAAGTCATCACGTGTGTTGACAGTGGCAGTTTGGTAGGTTACTACCtgatgcacgcacacacacacacacacacacacacacacacacacacacacacacaacaatggAAGATAAATAATGACCTGATTAAACCTGAAAAATGTATAAGACAATGTAGAGCACAGCTGCTGTTGTTCTttcactgcctcaatcagttagtttgtgttattgtgtgactttgatgttttaaaggtttagtttggattcaccaaagtcacacaataagactaaagccccatttccaacacacactttcggtatggtacctttggaaccaaaaagTAACCTTTCACACATAGTACCTAGACTCTAGGTCTGTTTAGcctttccaccacaaacagtacccttaaatgtgggcaggttgttgtcactcactgctccgtcgagcactcactgtatttcctcattgccggtgacacagatggaggtCTGTGCCTCGTATATTGTCCACAGAaagaggctgcacgccgacattttcagaacaaaataaaacaggctgcagtgagtctctctccatgggatatttgaaaatagcaggtttgtgcatttagtccttctcaggcaagctcaggggtttagtttTGACGTAgtccacaggaacaacgctctttttttttctctgagtgagaATTAGAaaatatgcagttcacataacctggttgaaattaatatacatttttaaatgcttgatGATCCaatcattactaaaagtgtctgtcatataaaaactaaagtgatggtcaaagttgtcatagtgaaatttaaggtgtgttgatggattcgtgtcgtcaactcatgcattgagtaacattacaagcaAACCTTCTatcttaaaagttgccggcagtcggcccagcgAATTAagttttttctcagactccagctgctgtaagaagcagcaaaacatcctttcattttcatCATCCTGTGTcacagtctactaataaaaatctccacagtatgaacagtggttacatgagcctcaaaaccagccacaactcagccctgagcagagtgactgtcctctactgaccaatcgccagactgcagtgttcatagCTCCACcatttagtaccagatctgtgtgctaggtaccccaacagaggggggaccaaacatgggggcGGTACGGAACTGtgccattggtaccatccacaacttttcacagtggaaatggaaaaaagcgAACAGAACTGATCTGTCCCATAatgcttggtggaaatgaggcttaacaaactgactgaggcagtggtagaccagcagctcccaagttcagtgagctaaaattagTGAGAGCATAAATgtggaactgaagctgttaatggATTCCCTGTTGGAAAGGACAGTCTGACAGCAATGTAAAGCGGTGGAGGTACTCTCAATGCAGTGCACACTTAAACAatattggtttttttttcagggggctacaatatgttttgctgctgtcgctgtccacagcagtatattGCTTAGCTTCCCTGGTGGTTcttcagcctgcttctccaaactgaaggCGTGCCGACTGGCgccactgtatgtaatacactgactatggaagAATACCTTATACAacctcacttcaaaaaatctgaactatccctttaatgtgttcattactttaatgttgcagccgATAAAGGTAGAGCTAGTTTTAACCTCTTCTACTGCTGGGTAGCTTGTGAATTTCACCAAGGGATCAATACTGTCTTATCCTATAatgatacatcataatttattagttgatttCATTTTGTGTTAATAATCTAAATCCTCCAagaaactaaagctgtcagactgACATAGTGGAGCAAAACAAGTACTCTGTGAAGtaatatttgcctctgagatgtagtggagtgaaAGTATTAGGTAGCaggaaatggaaatactcaagtaaagtacctcaaaattttCTTATgagaaaatgtacttaattattttccatcactgcttCATTTAACCCTTTAGCAACACTTAAGCATTAAAATGTGatgttcttttcttttactCTGGCAGACATCAAAGAAAGGAATAAAAGATGTCTTTTATTTGTAGATATTTTTGcagatttgaaaatgttttgcgATGAAacagctgagagacagacagaggaggtgtgatggaCGACAGACTGAACCTGGCCGATGCGGGGATAACTGTTGTCAGTCTTCATCACTGAGAAGGCTGAATGGGCCTGCTGGGCGGACTGCTGTCCACCTGgaagaagcacacacacacacacacaataattaaGACAGGTGTACTCCGGGTATGGTcagaggttcaacaaactcaaATCTTTCAACCACAAGAGGTCAGTGAACAATGTATCCTCACACAGCAGTTCATATAATATCCTATGAAGTGATGCACCACTTTTATGGATGAGCGAAGACGTCTGCTGTGCCCAGAGTTATTTGGTCGAGCTCACCATCTGTTGTTTAACGTCTGCCATAAACAACAGTTTTGGATCAGGCTCGGTCGAATCTGCTTCTCAAGTATTTGACACATCGTTGACAAGCCTTTATCGCCACTTACAAGTGTTTGGAGTCGTTCGTGCCTTCATGGAGatattttgcaaaataaagttcatgtggacagattttctttttttgtaatggAGTGGAAAAATATACGATTTGAAAACTATCTGCATACACGCAGACAGGGCCTAAGTTATGGTTGTATTATATGAACGGGATACCGGAGAATGCTTACTGGGCCGCAGGGGAACTGTTTTTGTTGCAGTGATAAAACAGACCACTGTGACAATAAGAGGCAGCACTGAGTGGACAAAACATCCATGGTTGAATTTCTGCTgtatttcttcttctgtgatCCACATTACAAATTAACTTCTCCCATTTTGTACAAATCTCCTGTCGTGGAGATGGCtagaattttgtttttcagttgtcACCGTAACAGATTTGTTGAGAAGATTTTTGTTTCCCCAGTACAATAATGTCTGACTTTATGTGTCAATAAAGAGATTTCAGTGTATtgacactttttattttttaccactAAATGCCGTTAGctgactgttgctgttgttgttgttcagtttgtgtaggagctgcagcagccagCTCTCGTGCTACTCTGTTATCTTTCCTGTCAAATACTTTTATTGTGTATGAGTTAGCACGATATACACTGTAGGATCTAGGGTCAGAGGTCGTGTCATTACCTTGGCCGATGGACGTCCCGTCGGCACCGGGGCGACCTGGCTTTCCAGGGTCACCTGACGCTCCCAGATGTCCACGGTAACCTTTAGGGCCTATGACCCCTGGAGGGCCCCGACTCCCTGTCTCCCCCTTCAGCCTCAGCAGGACGGCTGCATCCACTGGACCGTTGGCAATCAACACTAGAGACAAACAGATGAATTATTGAACCTGTAATAACTGATTTTTTGGCCTctggggcagcagaaacaagctgtgaacacaacatcgACATAAGTTGAAATGTtgaacttgttagcaaacagaTGCTTATTGACTGCTGGATAGGAACACAATCATTCATATAGCTGCTTTAACTACCAAGAAAGAATCATAAAGCATCACGTTGCTCCCTGATGTtctaaaatgtctaaaatttATAATGGATTCAGTTCCATTTTTCAGAAAGATAAATTTCCCTGTACTTTGCCTCAGTGTGATAACATGGAAGGACAAAGCAAATATATCTTAAGCTAAAAGTTGCAGAAAACTGTCTGTCTTTTTACCTGGCTCTCCTTTCTCCCCCTTCGGTCCAGGATGCCCATCTCTGCCTGGGGCTCCTCCCACTCCCGGCCGGCCGTCAATTCCTCTACAGCTCACATCACATTGGCCGGTTGTCAGCATTGAGGCCACGCCCACCAGAACCACCAGTCCATAGTAACCTCCCATGGTCCAAAACACTGGATTCAAAAATTAATGAtgttaagaagaagaagaagaaaaaaatcatcatcaaaTTATTTGTTCCTGCCAATCAATTTGAATTTGAAGATTTTTATAATGCATCCCAACGCATTCCAGTACTTGCAGACTCAGTATATTCATATGACAACTTTTAGGGCAATAGTTTTCTCCACTTCACTACAATTTCAACCCTAATATGAGGAAGcaaattttaaaatataatgtaaCTCCAAACAATAAACTGAATAGATAGAAGAactgaaataattaaaacactgcagacccTCTCTTTTTGCTGTTAGGGTGGGTCAGTTTCTAAAATCTTGACTATGCCCCTGattcaaacataaaaaaacgacattaaaaaatgtaaaatttaacATAGATTATAAGGGTCAGTGATAAAAGGATTTCTTGCAGAGAATGCAGTGTGAATGCTGACAGCTGaaataaattcaaaacaaaGCTGGGATTGTGAAAAAGTGAAAAGAATTAAGCCCGTGTGCATTGCACTGCAAAACAGTCGTGAGTCAATCCGCTGGCCTTAAATGCCATGTCAGCATTTACAGTAATCACAGATAGCAGTTTTCCAATTTGTAACATTAATCGGCAAAGCTTAACTCAAACATTACTTAAGTTAAAAGTAAAGTCAACAAATGTTCACTGAGATGGTTCAAGCCTCGCTGCAGCAAAGTTCAAGTCTCTACAAGCTGTTTTTCATAGAAATGAAATTAATGGCTGTCTGAAAGAATGAaaaccaaagtaaaaacagaattaTTTCTATTGTTTGTTCCACAAGAGACAATCTGAGGTCAGCTGGTTTGCAAAAAGCACATGCAGAACAAACTCACAGAATTCATTCACACACCTTAAAACAATGTAAAgaataaaaagtacatttgtgtgtatgtttgctcATCCTCTGCTGACCATTGATTTTTATCCTTTCAGAAAGCCATTTATTTCACTTATTTTTTCAATGAAAAACAACGTGCAGATGctttgctgcagagtgaaaaTCATTGACTGACCTTTATCCTTAAAgatgtttaatttgtgttgttttgttgacTGGCATTGACAGAACCACATAAACAAATACTAAACAAAAATATTGAATGATGGGAGATGTTATTTTACTCACCAGCCAAGTGGAGCGGAGAACTGGAGCTGCGATGTAAGACCAGGATTTCCTCTTTTGTTGAAAAGATTGAGACTTATGAGACT
Coding sequences within:
- the c1qa gene encoding complement C1q subcomponent subunit A — translated: MGGYYGLVVLVGVASMLTTGQCDVSCRGIDGRPGVGGAPGRDGHPGPKGEKGEPVLIANGPVDAAVLLRLKGETGSRGPPGVIGPKGYRGHLGASGDPGKPGRPGADGTSIGQGGQQSAQQAHSAFSVMKTDNSYPRIGQVVTYQTATVNTRDDFNTATGHFTCRVPGVYYFTFHSVAKVSICLAIASDAQTDKLGFCDHSRASPVYDQVLSGGVVLQLTAGQKVWLESFRDKQKPSELTDAQEKQIIFSGFLLFSNPE